The following coding sequences are from one Bradyrhizobium sp. WSM471 window:
- a CDS encoding COG4223 family protein produces the protein MADDKPEDAGLAPESGRAKRIPPTIDLEATEVSTQPQEVAGEPQAPTEQAAHEQGKSEVDKSEQANAEPQPEPAEEESSVASASVSPSISPWVIAPFSGAVAAAIVIAVGWMLGWPAVQAPPAAPQVTGAAVDALSGRVAAVEAKAGKPAADPAMVARIDALEKSATSLRSDIANLRTQSDKTASALNDATSAPRAAAPDLAALNDRLAQLERASKTERAELAQQGEKIADAKATDDKPLRHVVAAALLDVAVRHGDAYVSQLAAARSLAAKPDMLKPLDTFASSGIPTPVALSRELLNIVPKLSPPAEAPASGTGIVERLQAGASKLVRIERTDGVGNDRGAIVARVTAAALRNDFVEARRELKTLPEADRAPAQAWLDKADARDAALAASRKFADAAMADLVKPGQ, from the coding sequence ATGGCCGACGACAAGCCTGAAGACGCAGGATTGGCTCCCGAGTCCGGCCGCGCCAAGCGCATCCCGCCCACCATCGACCTCGAGGCAACCGAAGTCTCGACCCAGCCGCAGGAGGTGGCGGGCGAGCCTCAGGCCCCGACCGAACAGGCCGCGCATGAGCAGGGCAAGTCTGAAGTAGACAAGTCCGAACAAGCCAATGCCGAGCCGCAGCCCGAACCTGCCGAAGAGGAATCTTCCGTTGCGTCCGCGTCGGTCTCGCCGTCGATTTCACCCTGGGTTATCGCTCCGTTCTCCGGCGCCGTCGCAGCCGCCATTGTGATCGCGGTCGGCTGGATGCTGGGCTGGCCTGCGGTGCAGGCGCCGCCGGCTGCTCCGCAAGTTACGGGCGCAGCCGTCGACGCGCTGAGCGGACGCGTTGCCGCGGTCGAAGCCAAGGCGGGCAAGCCTGCCGCCGATCCGGCCATGGTGGCGCGGATCGACGCGCTGGAGAAATCCGCAACGAGCCTGCGCAGCGACATCGCCAATCTGCGCACGCAGTCCGACAAAACGGCAAGCGCCCTGAACGACGCGACATCGGCGCCGCGCGCTGCCGCGCCTGATCTTGCCGCTCTCAACGACCGCCTCGCGCAACTCGAGCGTGCCAGCAAGACCGAACGTGCGGAACTCGCACAGCAGGGCGAGAAGATCGCCGACGCAAAGGCGACGGACGACAAGCCGCTGCGCCATGTGGTGGCGGCAGCCCTGCTCGACGTCGCCGTTCGCCACGGTGACGCTTATGTGTCGCAACTCGCTGCGGCGCGGTCGCTGGCAGCAAAGCCGGATATGCTGAAGCCGCTCGACACCTTTGCATCGTCAGGCATTCCGACGCCGGTTGCGCTCAGTCGCGAGCTCCTCAACATCGTGCCAAAATTGTCGCCGCCGGCGGAAGCCCCGGCCAGCGGCACCGGAATTGTCGAGCGCCTTCAAGCGGGGGCGTCAAAACTCGTCCGCATCGAGCGTACCGATGGGGTCGGCAACGATCGCGGCGCCATCGTCGCGCGGGTGACGGCGGCTGCGTTGCGCAACGATTTCGTCGAGGCCCGGCGCGAGTTGAAGACGCTGCCCGAGGCCGATCGTGCACCGGCGCAAGCCTGGCTCGACAAGGCCGATGCCCGTGACGCCGCGCTCGCCGCCTCACGCAAATTCGCCGACGCCGCCATGGCGGATCTCGTCAAGCCTGGTCAATAA
- the tsaD gene encoding tRNA (adenosine(37)-N6)-threonylcarbamoyltransferase complex transferase subunit TsaD: protein MLVLGIETTCDETAAAVIERAPDGNGKILSNIVWSQVEEHARFGGVVPEIAARAHVDLLDGIIDRAMHEAGIDFAQLDGVAAAAGPGLIGGVIVGLTTAKAIAMVHGTPLVAVNHLEAHALTPRLTDALEFPYCLFLASGGHTQIVAVTGVGQYVRLGTTVDDAIGEAFDKVAKMLGLPYPGGPQVERAAASGDPARFAFPRPLQGRPDANFSLSGLKTAVRNEASRLAEITPQDVSDLCASFQAAVLDSTADRLSVGLKLFREQFGAPRALVAAGGVAANQAIRGALHDVARKAGTQLIMPPPALCTDNGAMIAWAGAERLALGMTDTMEAQPRARWLLDANATAPAGYGKTRAGF from the coding sequence ATGCTGGTACTGGGCATCGAAACCACCTGCGACGAGACCGCCGCGGCGGTGATCGAGCGTGCGCCTGACGGCAACGGCAAGATCCTGTCCAATATCGTATGGTCGCAGGTCGAGGAGCATGCCCGTTTCGGCGGCGTGGTACCGGAGATCGCGGCCCGCGCCCATGTCGACCTGCTCGACGGCATCATCGACCGCGCCATGCACGAGGCCGGCATCGACTTCGCCCAGCTCGACGGTGTCGCGGCCGCCGCGGGCCCGGGACTGATCGGCGGCGTCATCGTCGGGCTCACCACCGCGAAGGCGATCGCGATGGTGCACGGCACGCCGCTGGTCGCGGTGAACCATCTGGAAGCGCATGCGCTGACGCCGCGCCTGACCGACGCACTCGAATTTCCCTATTGCCTGTTTCTCGCCTCGGGCGGCCATACTCAGATCGTTGCGGTCACCGGCGTCGGCCAGTATGTGCGGCTCGGCACCACCGTCGACGATGCGATCGGCGAGGCCTTTGACAAGGTCGCGAAGATGCTGGGGCTGCCCTATCCGGGCGGGCCGCAGGTCGAGCGCGCAGCAGCCAGCGGCGATCCCGCGCGCTTTGCGTTTCCGCGGCCGCTGCAGGGACGCCCCGACGCCAACTTCTCGCTATCGGGATTGAAGACGGCGGTGCGCAACGAAGCAAGCCGGTTGGCCGAGATCACGCCGCAGGACGTCAGCGATCTCTGCGCGAGCTTCCAGGCCGCCGTGCTCGATTCCACCGCCGACCGATTGAGCGTCGGTCTCAAACTTTTCCGCGAGCAGTTCGGTGCGCCGCGTGCGCTGGTGGCGGCCGGCGGCGTCGCCGCCAATCAAGCGATCCGCGGCGCGCTGCATGACGTTGCGAGGAAGGCCGGAACACAACTGATCATGCCGCCGCCGGCGCTCTGCACCGACAACGGCGCGATGATCGCCTGGGCCGGCGCCGAACGTCTCGCACTCGGCATGACCGACACGATGGAAGCACAGCCCCGCGCGCGCTGGCTGCTCGATGCGAACGCGACGGCACCGGCCGGATACGGCAAGACACGCGCGGGATTCTAG
- a CDS encoding heme biosynthesis HemY N-terminal domain-containing protein produces MLRIVLFLVLIALAAAGAAWVADQPGDLVLTAGAFRVTTTLPRFVFLLGLFAAAVVLVWSLLTMVWRAPGRLRRRRHERRHARGRHAITHGLLAIGHGDTALARRHADTARRLAANDPLALLLHAQSAQLEGNRDEAQRVFRAMAEREDTRLLGLRGLFIEAQRADDAVGAVMIAEEAIKLSPSSTWASQAVLGFRCARGDWSGALAILDSNLSAGLIDKQAYRRQRGVLLAARALELETMDRDVARESVMQAVKLAPTLVPAAVLAAKFESEAHQVRRAMKLVETAWLANPHPDLADAYAHVKLGDSARQRLQRIETLAAKIPADKAGYVEGQLAIARAAIDASEFARARAVLAPYVNDPTQRVALLMAELERTEHGDGGRARAWTLRAVRARHDPAWTADGYVSDRWRPVSPVTGRLDAFQWQTPVASLPSGKGDTIESSAFEEAMLAAPPPKRVTAAPSESSVEPAVIAPDPAPAAQDNSPPLETQEILEETAKETAKETVKGEPAVTPAEPVKPAPEVAESSPAAATPVFRTRADLGKPAPAPIPAVIPIVRAPDDPGIDDEGPSDEFTEQIGTPRDHAKAQAGGWRGFWSRWGG; encoded by the coding sequence ATGCTTCGCATCGTCCTCTTCCTCGTCCTGATCGCGCTGGCGGCGGCCGGCGCGGCCTGGGTTGCCGATCAGCCCGGCGACCTCGTCCTGACCGCGGGCGCTTTCCGCGTCACAACAACGCTTCCCCGATTCGTGTTCTTGCTTGGCCTCTTTGCCGCGGCAGTCGTGCTGGTCTGGAGCCTGCTGACGATGGTCTGGCGCGCTCCGGGACGTCTGCGCCGCCGTCGTCACGAAAGGCGTCATGCTCGCGGTCGCCACGCCATCACCCACGGCCTGCTTGCGATCGGCCATGGCGACACCGCGCTTGCCCGTCGTCACGCCGATACCGCGCGGCGGCTGGCCGCAAACGATCCGCTTGCGCTTCTCTTGCATGCGCAATCCGCGCAGCTCGAGGGCAATCGCGACGAGGCCCAGCGTGTCTTCCGTGCCATGGCCGAGCGCGAGGACACGCGCCTGCTCGGTCTGCGCGGCCTGTTCATCGAGGCGCAGCGCGCCGACGATGCGGTCGGCGCGGTGATGATCGCCGAGGAAGCCATCAAGCTGTCGCCGTCCTCGACCTGGGCCTCGCAGGCGGTGCTCGGCTTCCGCTGCGCGCGCGGTGACTGGAGTGGCGCGCTCGCGATCCTCGATTCGAATCTGTCCGCGGGCCTGATCGACAAGCAGGCCTATCGCCGGCAGCGCGGCGTGCTGCTCGCCGCCCGCGCGCTGGAATTGGAAACGATGGACCGCGACGTCGCGCGCGAGAGCGTGATGCAGGCGGTCAAGCTCGCGCCGACCCTGGTTCCGGCCGCGGTGCTCGCTGCAAAATTCGAGAGCGAGGCGCATCAGGTGCGACGCGCCATGAAGCTGGTGGAAACCGCCTGGCTCGCCAATCCGCATCCTGATCTTGCGGATGCCTATGCGCATGTGAAGCTCGGCGATTCCGCGCGGCAGCGCTTGCAGCGCATCGAGACGCTCGCTGCCAAGATTCCTGCCGACAAGGCTGGTTATGTCGAGGGCCAGCTGGCGATCGCGCGCGCCGCGATCGATGCGTCTGAGTTCGCCCGTGCGCGCGCGGTGCTGGCGCCTTACGTCAACGATCCGACCCAGCGCGTGGCGCTGCTGATGGCCGAGCTCGAGCGCACGGAGCATGGTGACGGTGGCCGGGCCCGCGCCTGGACCTTGCGCGCGGTGCGCGCCCGCCATGATCCGGCCTGGACCGCGGACGGTTATGTCAGCGATCGCTGGCGTCCGGTTTCCCCGGTCACCGGCCGCCTCGACGCCTTCCAGTGGCAAACGCCGGTCGCTAGCCTTCCTTCCGGCAAGGGCGACACGATCGAATCCTCGGCCTTCGAGGAAGCCATGCTGGCCGCCCCGCCGCCGAAGCGGGTGACGGCTGCCCCGAGCGAGAGCTCCGTGGAACCGGCTGTCATCGCGCCGGATCCGGCGCCTGCCGCGCAGGACAATTCGCCGCCCCTTGAGACCCAGGAAATCCTAGAGGAAACCGCCAAGGAGACCGCCAAAGAAACCGTCAAGGGAGAGCCGGCCGTCACGCCAGCCGAGCCGGTCAAACCGGCCCCTGAGGTCGCCGAATCATCGCCCGCGGCGGCGACGCCGGTGTTCAGGACACGCGCCGACCTCGGCAAACCTGCACCAGCACCTATTCCCGCCGTCATCCCGATCGTCCGCGCTCCGGATGATCCCGGGATCGATGACGAAGGTCCGAGCGATGAATTTACGGAACAAATCGGTACGCCCAGGGACCATGCAAAGGCCCAGGCCGGCGGCTGGCGCGGATTCTGGTCTCGCTGGGGCGGGTGA
- a CDS encoding NAD(P)H-dependent glycerol-3-phosphate dehydrogenase: MTAFRSVTVIGAGAWGTALAMVAARAGRNVTLWARNPEHAKRIASSRDNPRLPGIRLAPEIIVTSDLGLAARADMLLIAVPAQHLRGAVNMLASHLEKPVPIIACAKGIEHGTHKFMTDVIAEAAPHAQPAILSGPSFADDVARGLPTAVTLAAREEALANSLVQALGSTTFRPYHSTDVRGVEIGGAAKNVLAIAVGIAVGRKLGASAQAALTTRAFAELTRLGRALGARSETLTGLSGLGDLILTCSSPQSRNFALGLALGRSEQPPTGKLAEGEFTAPVLIELAASQNIEMPVSEAVASILTGRSTIDAAISGLMARPFKAEE; encoded by the coding sequence ATGACAGCGTTCCGATCGGTCACGGTGATCGGCGCGGGCGCCTGGGGCACGGCGCTGGCGATGGTGGCGGCGCGGGCCGGACGGAACGTGACGCTGTGGGCGCGCAATCCCGAGCACGCGAAGCGAATCGCATCGAGCCGCGACAATCCGCGGCTGCCGGGCATTCGGCTTGCGCCGGAGATCATCGTCACGAGCGACCTGGGCCTCGCCGCGCGCGCGGACATGCTGCTGATCGCAGTGCCCGCGCAGCATCTGCGCGGTGCTGTCAACATGCTCGCCTCGCACCTGGAAAAGCCGGTGCCGATCATTGCCTGCGCCAAGGGCATCGAGCACGGCACCCATAAATTCATGACCGACGTGATCGCCGAGGCCGCGCCTCACGCGCAGCCGGCGATCCTATCGGGCCCGAGCTTTGCCGACGATGTCGCGCGTGGCCTGCCGACCGCGGTCACGCTGGCGGCGAGGGAGGAAGCGCTGGCCAACAGCTTGGTGCAGGCGCTGGGCTCGACGACCTTCCGGCCCTATCACTCCACCGATGTCCGCGGCGTCGAGATCGGCGGCGCCGCCAAGAACGTGCTGGCGATCGCGGTCGGCATCGCGGTCGGGCGCAAGCTCGGCGCTTCCGCCCAGGCCGCACTCACCACCCGCGCCTTTGCCGAGCTGACACGCCTCGGCCGCGCGCTCGGCGCACGCAGCGAAACACTCACGGGCTTGTCTGGCCTCGGCGATCTGATCTTGACCTGCTCGAGCCCACAATCGCGCAATTTTGCGCTCGGCCTGGCGCTTGGCCGCAGCGAGCAGCCGCCCACCGGCAAGCTTGCCGAAGGCGAATTCACCGCGCCGGTCCTGATCGAGCTCGCGGCTTCGCAAAACATCGAAATGCCAGTATCGGAAGCCGTCGCATCGATCCTGACCGGCAGAAGCACGATCGATGCCGCGATCTCGGGGCTGATGGCGCGACCTTTCAAGGCAGAGGAATGA
- a CDS encoding polysaccharide deacetylase family protein, whose amino-acid sequence MRNALGLMLASVVAAVVIAAGGWFYYSSRADQAAPKTIAARAADQLPAQAKLAAKDDVATTAAIAAKPAAAAPAPAPAPMPVQQKSTCANPNALGVSRVVEIDTTGGPGFGFDHFKQFDFLTDKEVVLTFDDGPWPVNTPAVLKALADECTKGLFFSVGKHATYHPEILRQVLAQGHTVGTHTWSHVNLNGKKMTEQMAKDEVEKGISAVKYALGTNPAPFFRFPQLQHNPAIVSYFGTRNVAMFSTDIDSFDFRKGATPEKIIETVMTRLDKLGKGIILMHDFQKHTGEAMPALLARLKAGGYKVVQMKAKTTLDSLPEYDEALLKDMKVPTSSARPIGSVVQTVSQ is encoded by the coding sequence ATGCGTAATGCGTTGGGCCTGATGCTGGCCAGTGTAGTTGCGGCGGTCGTGATTGCCGCCGGCGGTTGGTTTTATTATTCCTCGCGCGCCGACCAGGCCGCTCCCAAGACGATTGCCGCCCGTGCCGCCGATCAATTGCCGGCACAGGCGAAGCTCGCCGCCAAGGACGACGTCGCGACCACGGCGGCCATTGCGGCCAAGCCGGCGGCAGCCGCCCCGGCGCCCGCACCCGCGCCGATGCCGGTGCAGCAGAAATCGACCTGCGCCAACCCCAACGCGCTCGGCGTCTCCCGCGTGGTCGAGATCGACACCACGGGCGGTCCGGGCTTCGGCTTCGATCATTTCAAGCAGTTCGACTTCCTCACCGACAAGGAGGTCGTGCTGACCTTCGACGACGGTCCCTGGCCAGTCAACACGCCCGCCGTGCTGAAGGCGCTCGCGGATGAATGCACCAAGGGCCTGTTCTTCTCGGTCGGCAAGCATGCGACCTACCATCCCGAAATCCTGCGCCAGGTGCTGGCCCAGGGCCATACGGTCGGCACTCACACCTGGTCGCACGTCAATCTGAACGGCAAGAAGATGACCGAGCAGATGGCCAAGGACGAGGTCGAAAAGGGCATTAGCGCGGTGAAATACGCGCTCGGCACCAACCCGGCGCCGTTCTTCCGCTTCCCGCAGCTGCAGCACAATCCGGCGATCGTGAGCTATTTCGGCACCCGCAACGTCGCGATGTTCTCGACCGACATCGACTCCTTCGACTTCAGGAAGGGCGCCACGCCGGAGAAGATCATCGAAACCGTGATGACCAGGCTCGACAAGCTCGGCAAAGGCATCATCCTGATGCACGACTTCCAGAAGCATACCGGCGAAGCGATGCCGGCGCTGCTCGCGCGGCTCAAGGCCGGCGGCTACAAGGTCGTGCAGATGAAGGCCAAGACAACACTCGACTCGCTGCCGGAATATGACGAGGCGCTGCTGAAGGATATGAAGGTGCCGACCTCGAGCGCGCGTCCGATCGGGAGCGTGGTGCAGACGGTTTCGCAGTAA
- a CDS encoding MFS transporter: MTEQTNRQKIAADGIMAPLRYTVFRRIWLASLLSNLGLLIQGVGAAWAMTQMAASADKVALVQTALMLPIMLISMPAGAIADMYDRRIVTLIALMIALTGATALTVLAWLNYISPETLLVFCFVVGSGNALFGPAWQSSVSEQVPPDALPSAVALNGISYNIARSFGPAVGGVIVAALGAVAAFACNAILYLPLLVVLLLWRRNTEPSRLPREKLNRAMVSGFRYITNSPPIKIVLLRTLMMGLIGGAIMALMPLVARDLLHGGAQTYGIMLGAFGMGAVVGALNIHELRKRMSGEAAIRACTISMAFAMAALAVSTEPVLTAAALVLAGAVWMAAIALFNIGVQLSAPRWVAGRSLAAFQASISGGIAIGAWGWGHLTDYAGVEVALLTAAGLMLISPVLGIWLTMPRVGARNEDADVLADPEVKLSLTARSGPLVVEIEYRVAQENARAFHNVMQDVQLSRQRNGAYGWSIARDIADPELWTERYHCPTWLDYLRQRNRSTQSERALHQEAIDFHVGPDPVRIRRMLERPFGSVRWKEETPDQAASEVLPVVATAAGSST, from the coding sequence ATGACCGAGCAGACGAACCGCCAGAAAATTGCAGCCGACGGCATCATGGCGCCGCTGCGATACACCGTATTCCGGCGCATCTGGCTCGCCAGCCTGCTCTCCAATCTCGGCCTGCTGATCCAGGGCGTGGGTGCCGCCTGGGCAATGACGCAGATGGCGGCCTCGGCGGACAAGGTCGCGCTGGTGCAGACCGCCCTGATGCTGCCGATCATGCTGATCTCGATGCCGGCCGGCGCCATCGCCGACATGTACGACCGCCGCATCGTGACCCTGATCGCACTCATGATCGCGCTGACTGGCGCGACAGCGCTCACGGTCCTGGCCTGGCTCAACTACATTTCCCCGGAAACGCTGCTCGTCTTCTGCTTCGTTGTCGGCAGCGGCAACGCACTGTTCGGTCCGGCCTGGCAATCCTCGGTCAGCGAGCAGGTGCCGCCCGATGCACTGCCGTCGGCCGTCGCGCTGAACGGCATCAGCTACAACATCGCGCGCAGCTTCGGTCCGGCGGTCGGCGGTGTCATCGTCGCCGCGCTCGGCGCGGTGGCGGCGTTTGCGTGTAACGCGATCCTCTATTTGCCCTTGCTGGTGGTGCTGCTGCTCTGGCGGCGCAACACCGAACCCTCGCGGCTGCCGCGGGAGAAGCTCAACCGCGCCATGGTGTCGGGCTTCCGCTACATCACCAATTCGCCGCCGATCAAGATCGTGCTGTTGCGCACGCTGATGATGGGCCTGATTGGCGGTGCCATCATGGCGCTGATGCCGCTGGTCGCGCGCGACCTGCTGCATGGCGGCGCGCAGACCTACGGCATCATGCTCGGCGCCTTCGGGATGGGCGCCGTGGTCGGCGCGCTCAACATCCACGAATTGCGCAAGCGCATGAGCGGCGAAGCCGCGATCCGCGCCTGCACCATCTCGATGGCGTTTGCGATGGCCGCGCTCGCCGTGAGCACCGAGCCGGTGCTGACCGCGGCTGCGCTGGTGCTCGCCGGCGCGGTCTGGATGGCCGCCATAGCGCTGTTCAATATCGGCGTGCAGCTCTCGGCGCCGCGCTGGGTCGCCGGCCGCTCGCTCGCCGCATTCCAGGCCTCGATTTCCGGCGGCATCGCGATCGGCGCCTGGGGCTGGGGCCATCTCACCGACTATGCCGGCGTCGAGGTCGCGCTGCTGACGGCCGCCGGCCTGATGCTGATCTCGCCGGTGCTGGGAATCTGGCTCACGATGCCGCGCGTCGGCGCCCGCAACGAAGACGCCGACGTGCTGGCCGATCCGGAAGTCAAACTGTCGCTCACGGCGCGCAGCGGGCCGCTGGTGGTCGAGATCGAATACCGCGTCGCCCAAGAGAACGCGCGCGCCTTTCACAACGTGATGCAGGACGTGCAGCTCTCTCGACAGCGCAACGGTGCCTATGGCTGGTCGATCGCGCGCGACATCGCCGATCCCGAATTGTGGACCGAACGCTACCACTGTCCGACCTGGCTCGACTATCTGCGCCAGCGCAACCGCTCGACCCAGTCCGAACGCGCGCTGCATCAGGAGGCGATCGATTTCCACGTCGGCCCCGACCCGGTGCGGATCCGCCGCATGCTCGAGCGTCCGTTCGGCTCGGTGCGCTGGAAAGAGGAGACGCCGGACCAGGCAGCAAGTGAGGTGCTGCCCGTGGTCGCCACCGCGGCGGGAAGCAGCACTTAG
- a CDS encoding EVE domain-containing protein encodes MAYWLVKSEPSVWSWDQQVAKGAKGEAWTGVRNYTARQNLVAMKKGDKAFFYHSNEGKEIVGIAEIIKEAYLDPTDKTEKFVCVDIKADKPLKSPVTMAAIKAEKKLADMALVKYSRLSVQPVTADEWKLVCKMGGM; translated from the coding sequence ATGGCATACTGGCTGGTGAAATCCGAACCATCGGTGTGGTCCTGGGACCAGCAGGTGGCGAAAGGCGCCAAGGGCGAAGCCTGGACCGGCGTGCGCAATTACACCGCGCGCCAGAATCTCGTCGCCATGAAGAAGGGCGACAAGGCGTTCTTCTATCATTCCAACGAGGGCAAGGAGATCGTTGGCATCGCGGAGATTATCAAGGAAGCCTACCTCGATCCGACCGACAAGACGGAAAAATTCGTCTGCGTCGACATCAAGGCCGACAAGCCGTTGAAGAGTCCGGTGACGATGGCCGCGATCAAGGCCGAGAAGAAGCTCGCCGACATGGCGCTGGTGAAATATTCGCGCCTCTCGGTGCAGCCGGTGACGGCCGACGAATGGAAGCTCGTCTGCAAGATGGGTGGGATGTAG
- a CDS encoding uroporphyrinogen-III synthase — translation MSILVTRPHPDNEATSQNLRVRGHVVLLAPVLKFEPVAFHDESETSYSAVIVTSANAIRAVASQLPDLGLLQLPLFAVGEHTAAAGRDAGFAEVIVAGGDAAALRDKVMQSARDKRLKKKSTLLYLAGADLSRDLGGELGAEGFNVVTQTTYRMAPVKLLPRDVCEGFAAHGIEAVLHYSRRSARAFLEAARAEGVEISALAIPQCCLSETVAGVLREAGASQVLVAATPDENALFDTLERALRTRLA, via the coding sequence ATGTCCATTCTTGTCACACGGCCGCATCCCGACAATGAGGCGACGTCGCAAAATCTCCGTGTACGGGGTCATGTGGTGCTGCTCGCGCCGGTGCTCAAGTTCGAGCCGGTCGCCTTCCATGACGAGAGTGAAACGAGCTACAGCGCCGTCATTGTCACATCGGCCAATGCGATCCGTGCCGTCGCGTCACAATTACCGGACCTTGGTCTCCTGCAACTGCCGCTGTTCGCCGTCGGCGAGCACACGGCCGCCGCCGGGCGCGATGCCGGCTTTGCCGAGGTGATCGTCGCCGGCGGCGACGCCGCGGCCCTGCGCGACAAGGTGATGCAGAGCGCGCGCGACAAGCGGCTGAAGAAAAAGAGCACGTTGCTCTATCTCGCGGGCGCGGATCTCTCGCGCGACCTCGGCGGTGAGCTGGGCGCCGAAGGCTTCAACGTCGTCACGCAGACGACCTATCGCATGGCCCCGGTCAAGCTGTTGCCGCGCGATGTCTGTGAGGGTTTTGCCGCCCATGGGATCGAGGCGGTGCTGCACTACTCCCGGCGCAGCGCGCGGGCTTTCCTGGAGGCCGCGCGGGCGGAAGGTGTCGAAATCTCGGCTCTGGCGATCCCGCAATGCTGCCTGTCCGAGACGGTCGCCGGCGTGCTGCGCGAGGCCGGTGCCTCGCAGGTTCTGGTGGCGGCGACGCCGGACGAAAATGCCTTATTTGACACCTTGGAGCGTGCTTTGCGCACCCGTTTGGCGTAA